From the Sebastes fasciatus isolate fSebFas1 chromosome 3, fSebFas1.pri, whole genome shotgun sequence genome, one window contains:
- the rbfox2 gene encoding RNA binding protein fox-1 homolog 2 isoform X6 codes for MMGLYYPSVLSGSQDSAGGQEGLVPPPFSAFPPPPPPPPQNGLALDYGGSLYAAGAVQGPVEAGGAANIAGNVANSLSVQQSDGSSQIDGQSVVGSGGVGGGGSIGDDSEKGTPKRLHVSNIPFRFRDPDLRQMFGQYGKILDVEIIFNERGSKGFGFVTFETSADAERAREKLHGTLVEGRKIEVNNATARVMTNKKMTTPYSNGEGLATLPYGNAYAGWKLSPMVQAMYSPELYTVPGFPYPAAAAAAAASSAATFRGAHLRGRARPVYSAVRAAVPQPAIPTYPGVMAYQDGFYSAADLYGGYAAYRYAQPTAVATPAAAAAAAAAYSDSYGRVYTADPYHAALNPAAYGVGAMATLYRGGYSRFAPY; via the exons ATGATGGGACTGTACTATCCTTCCGTGTTGTCG GGCTCTCAGGATAGTGCTGGCGGTCAGGAGGGACTCGTACCTCCACCTTTCTCCGCattccctccacctccaccaccgccCCCCCAGAACGGCCTGGCCCTGGATTACGGGGGCAGCCTGTACGCAGCGGGGGCCGTCCAGGGCCCAGTGGAAGCCGGCGGAGCAGCGAACATCGCCGGCAACGTTGCCAACAGCCTCAGTGTCCAA CAGTCAGATGGGTCCTCCCAGATTGACGGTCAGTCAGTTGTTGGCTCAGGAGGAGTCGGTGGCGGAGGGAGCATTGGAGATGATTCAGAAAAGGGGACTCCTAAACGCCTCCACGTGTCCAACATCCCCTTCCGCTTCCGAGACCCCGACCTACGGCAGATGTTTGGG caatATGGCAAAATCCTCGACGTCGAGATCATTTTCAACGAGAGGGGATCCAAG GGCTTCGGTTTTGTAACATTCGAGACAAGTGCAGATGCAGAGAGGGCCAGAGAGAAGCTTCACGGTACGCTGGTGGAAGGACGTAAAATCGAG GTGAATAACGCCACAGCCAGAGTGATGACGAACAAGAAGATGACTACCCCTTACTCTAACGGAGAGGGCCTTGCGACATTGCCATACGGTAATGCATACG CTGGATGGAAATTGAGTCCCATGGTCCAAGCCATGTACAGCCCTGAACTCTATACAG taCCGGGGTTTCCgtacccagcagcagcagcagcagcagctgcctcCTCCGCTGCGACCTTTCGAGGCGCTCATCTCCGTGGTCGTGCTCGGCCCGTCTACAGCGCTGTCAGGGCAGCTGTGCCACAACCTGCCATCCCTACCTACCCGgg tgtgatGGCCTATCAGGATGGCTTTTACAGTGCAGCTGATCTCTAT GGCGGATATGCAGCGTATCGTTACGCCCAGCCGACTGCGGTAGCGACTCCTGCAGCAGCggcggctgcagcagcagcttacAGTGACAG CTACGGACGAGTTTACACGGCAGACCCCTACCATGCTGCGCTCAATCCGGCTGCCTACGGTGTTGGAGCCATG GCCACACTGTACAGGGGAGGCTACAGTAGATTTGCCCCTTACTAA
- the LOC141764767 gene encoding retinal cone rhodopsin-sensitive cGMP 3',5'-cyclic phosphodiesterase subunit gamma-like, with protein sequence MADAGVAVPADKKAPPKFKQRAARTFKSKAPKPGQKGFGDDIPGMEGLGTDITVVCPWEAYGDLELGDLAKYGIV encoded by the exons ATGGCAGACGCAGGTGTTGCAGTTCCCGCCGACAAGAAGGCACCTCCCAAGTTCAAGCAGAGGGCTGCTCGTACCTTCAAGAGCAAGGCCCCAAAACCAGGCCAGAAAGG ATTCGGAGACGACATCCCCGGCATGGAGGGTCTCGGCACAGACATCACAGTGGTTTGCCCATGGGAAGCCTACGGGGACCTGGAGCTCGGCGACCTGGCGAAATATGGAATCGTCTAG